From one Helicoverpa zea isolate HzStark_Cry1AcR chromosome 10, ilHelZeax1.1, whole genome shotgun sequence genomic stretch:
- the LOC124633746 gene encoding c-Myc-binding protein, with translation MSSYKPIDSKREEFRRYLERAGVMDALTKVLVSLYEEPDKPEDALEYVRKHLGTDGGDDELEAARARIAELEAENALLRGEAAPTEG, from the exons ATGTCTTCGTACAAG cccATCGATTCCAAAAGAGAAGAATTTAGGCGATATCTTGAGCGTGCTGGTGTCATGGATGCCTTAACGAAGGTTCTTGTTAGCTTATACGAAGAACCTGATAAGCCGGAAGATGCTTTAGAGTATGTTCGAAAACATTTGGGAACTGATGGTGGCGACGATGAACTTGAGGCCGCGAGAGCGCGCATAGCCGAGCTGGAAGCTGAGAATGCTCTGCTCAGGGGAGAGGCGGCCCCAACGGAAGGATAA
- the LOC124634026 gene encoding ATP synthase subunit O, mitochondrial, whose translation MSVIKGNMLVRSLSTSAAAGQLVKPPVQVFGLEGRYASALYSAATKAKSLDAVEKELTQFQQSIKTDAKLKEFIVNPILKRSLKSEALKHVATQAKLSPTTSNLLGLLAENGRLDKLESVINAFKIMMAAHRGEVTCEVVTAKPLDQAQRQNLEAALKKFLKANETLQLTAKVDPSIMGGMVVSIGDKYVDMSVASKVKKYTEIISTAV comes from the exons ATGTCTGTCATTAAAGGAAACATGCTG GTTCGATCCTTGAGCACATCGGCAGCAGCCGGCCAGCTTGTTAAACCACCAGTACAAGTTTTTGGTTTGGAAGGCAGATATGCGTCAGCATTATATTCTGCGGCAACCAAAGCTAAGAGTTTGGATGCAGTGGAAAAGGAGCTTACTCAGTTCCAACAGTCCATAAAGACCGATGCTAAGCTGAAAGAGTTCATTGTTAATCCTATTCTCAAGAGGTCTTTGAAATCCGAAGCTCTAAAGCATGTGGCTACTCAA GCTAAACTGTCTCCTACTACAAGCAACTTGTTGGGCTTATTGGCTGAGAATGGTCGCTTAGACAAATTGGAGTCTGTTATCAATGCCTTCAAGATCATGATGGCCGCCCACCGTGGAGAGGTGACTTGTGAGGTGGTTACTGCCAAGCCCCTGGACCAGGCCCAGAGACAGAATTTGGAAGCTGCTCTCAAG AAATTCCTGAAGGCAAATGAAACTCTCCAGCTCACAGCCAAGGTTGATCCGTCTATAATGGGTGGTATGGTTGTTTCCATTGGCGACAAGTATGTGGATATGAGTGTTGCCAGCAAAGTGAAGAAATACACTGAAATCATCAGCACTGCtgtttaa
- the LOC124633882 gene encoding 8-oxo-dGDP phosphatase NUDT18, whose translation MSRQVDINIDKLLDGLGLDGEDNEICDFTIADQNSVAESQGITPTTPSDFKPVLGSNVTYVVACVIINESNEVLMMQEAKESCAGKWYLPAGRMEKGESIVQAATREVLEETGLLCNPTTLLVVETAGGMWYRFVLTGEVIGGELKTPARADKESLQAKWISNVQEISLRSNDILHLIEKTQSYKHRKPDSPWHRDILPAPIPHIKDLLRLIVVIKKRSTNKLHVLLSEKTAIHFPTCEINPGKSIHSTLRRFMVEMFGADVGQHRPLGLLNIEHGPPADGCCLTLLVAFRPPLEEVPLIGKCVWQEVSREDEKRLLTNITAKDSLIELHVVR comes from the coding sequence ATGTCGCGCCAAGTAGACATTAATATTGATAAATTACTTGATGGTCTTGGTCTGGACGGAGAAGATAACGAAATTTGTGATTTTACTATTGCTGACCAAAATAGTGTCGCCGAATCTCAGGGCATTACACCTACCACTCCATCCGATTTCAAACCGGTACTGGGCAGCAACGTCACTTACGTCGTCGCTTGTGTGATTATAAATGAATCTAATGAAGTTTTAATGATGCAAGAGGCGAAAGAGAGTTGTGCTGGCAAATGGTACTTACCAGCAGGACGCATGGAAAAGGGCGAGAGCATCGTGCAGGCTGCTACCAGAGAGGTTCTCGAGGAGACAGGACTTCTTTGTAATCCCACAACTCTTTTAGTAGTTGAAACTGCTGGCGGAATGTGGTACAGATTTGTTTTAACTGGTGAAGTTATAGGTGGTGAATTAAAAACACCTGCCAGAGCTGACAAAGAATCATTGCAAGCCAAGTGGATCTCCAATGTTCAAGAAATTTCATTGAGATCAAATGATATTTTGCATCTAATTGAAAAAACGCAATCATATAAACACAGGAAACCTGATAGTCCATGGCACAGAGATATTTTACCAGCACCCATACCTCATATCAAGGATTTGTTAAGATTGATTGTAGTTATAAAGAAGAGGAGTACAAACAAATTGCATGTATTATTGAGTGAGAAAACTGCAATTCATTTCCCTACATGCGAGATAAATCCTGGGAAAAGCATTCATTCAACATTGAGAAGGTTTATGGTAGAAATGTTTGGTGCTGATGTAGGCCAACACAGACCTCTGGGTCTTTTGAACATTGAACATGGCCCACCAGCTGATGGCTGCTGTCTGACTTTACTTGTAGCCTTTAGACCACCCCTGGAAGAGGTCCCCCTTATTGGGAAGTGTGTTTGGCAAGAAGTTTCACGTGAAGATGAAAAAAGGTTGCTTACAAACATAACTGCAAAAGATTCTTTGATTGAATTACATGTTGTACGTTAG
- the LOC124634001 gene encoding peroxisomal N(1)-acetyl-spermine/spermidine oxidase: MGDENLNSSKKCDTNKCNILIIGAGMAGLSAANYLHKNGMEDFIILEARKRIGGRIISIPMKNQNVELGANWIHGVLGNPIFEIAMANNLVNIINIPKPHKVIAATEDGKQVPFGVLHEIHEAYVCFLRRCEEYFLCQYLPPPDIHSVGEHINLEATIYLERLPSSEEKKLRRLIFDCLLKRETCISGCNSMDEIDLLELGSYTELQGGNIMIPSGYSSILEPLTKNIAPDKILKDHAVKKIIWDSNEHSSQRPLEDLGEESEDSDQTVIEDISKSSSDKTMNPGEGTSFTDVTRKPKKKFPNYVEVICENGNSYYANHVICTIPLGVLKDNATNLFEPSLPQYKMESLERLLFSTVDKIFLEYDRPFLNPEITEIMLLWENTTTPEDISDSWYKKIYSFSKVSETLLLGWLSGKEADYMETLSNEEISTTCTKILRKFLNDPFIPEPQKCVCTSWRKQPFTRGSYTAIGVGASQSDIESLAQPLFRNVHDKKPVLLFAGEHTHSNFYSTAHGAYLSGQAAARRLLAPDEPEENFLECPGSADLSSWIQGIQLEG; this comes from the exons atgGGCGACGAAAACTTAAATTCTAGTAAAAAATGTGATACCAATAAGTGTAATATCCTTATTATTGGAGCCGGCATGGCTGGCTTGTCTGCCGCCAATTATCTTCATAAAAATGGCATGGAAgactttataattttagaagCTAGAAAACGTATCGGTGGTCGTATCATTTCCATACCTATGAAAAATCAGAATGTAGAGCTGGGAGCCAATTGGATTCATGGAGTACTAGGTAATCCAATTTTTGAAATAGCAATGGCTAACAaccttgtaaatattataaacataccTAAACCCCATAAGGTTATAGCAGCAACAGAGGATGGGAAGCAGGTACCTTTTGGAGTACTTCACGAGATACACGAAGCTTATGTGTGCTTTCTACGGCGATGCGAGGAGTACTTCCTCTGTCAATATTTACCGCCTCCAGACATCCACAGTGTCGGTGAACACATCAATTTAGAAGCCACCATATATCTAGAACGTCTACCATCGTCGGAAGAGAAAAAGTTACGAAGATTAATATTTGATTGTCTACTGAAAAGAGAAACATGTATATCTGGTTGTAATAGCATGGATGAGATAGATCTCCTGgagttgggaagctacactgaGCTACAAGGTGGAAATATCATGATACCATCAGGCTATAGCTCTATATTAGAACcactcacaaaaaatattgctcCTGACAAAATACTAAAAGATCATGCTGTGAAAAAGATAATTTGGGATTCAAATGAGCATAGCTCACAGAGACCTCTTGAGGACTTAGGTGAAGAATCTGAAGACTCTGACCAGACAGTCATTGAAGACATTTCTAAATCATCATCTGACAAGACTATGAATCCTGGTGAAGGCACCTCCTTCACAGACGTCACACGAAAACCAAAGAAAAAGTTCCCTAACTATGTTGAAGTAATATGTGAGAATGGAAATTCTTACTATGCTAATCATGTGATATGTACTATTCCCCTGGGTGTTCTAAAAGACAATGCTACCAATTTGTTTGAACCCTCTTTACCACAATATAAGATGGAATCACTGgaaagattattatttagtacTGTAGATAAAATTTTCTTAGAATATGATAGACCATTTCTAAATCCTGAAATCACGGAGATTATGTTACTTTGGGAGAATACAACTACTCCTGAAGATATATCAGATTCATGGTATAAGAAGATATACTCATTTAGCAAAGTATCAGAAACCCTGTTACTAGGCTGGCTGTCAGGGAAGGAAGCTGACTATATGGAAACTCTTTCCAATGAGGAAATCTCTACTACTTGCACAAAAATTCTGAGAAAATTCTTAAATGATCCATTTATTCCTGAACCTCAGAAATGTGTTTG CACAAGTTGGAGGAAGCAGCCGTTTACGAGAGGATCATATACTGCAATAGGTGTGGGGGCTAGTCAGAGTGATATTGAAAGTTTAGCTCAACCCCTGTTCAGAAATGTACATGATAAAAAG CCTGTTCTGCTCTTTGCTGGAGAGCACACACACAGCAACTTCTACTCGACTGCGCATGGTGCGTATTTATCCGGCCAagcggcggcgcggcggttACTGGCCCCAGACGAACCAGAAGAGAACTTCCTTGAGTGCCCCGGATCAGCTGACCTGAGTTCATGGATACAAGGAATACAGCTTGAGGGCTAG
- the LOC124633856 gene encoding uncharacterized protein LOC124633856, with protein MSDSIYTHDFLLEPGVEIKQESPIEMGTMSASVPIPQRRFDIGDFNTELDLCLQDNLVGSYNMSNLSYNKLVFETDSTSKVDSFKMDDEDIFQVDKADLIGGPTLAELNANPDTLLEDLNFDDLLLPEESGYCIQIGGAMSGSRRGPITIQPNNIMPSESPCSPYSRAQLAFSPASQHSSASSSFAQPMNQLPELLLRMDGYSGEIALGQSVPASTVLPPYPTSVKPQQTQLSSSAPTHLTMEQIWQRREPRKHLLSTSSLAEAGSASSLSGGLLSPGTVDFSQDEEDRDVETDEDSDRYEDLSSDESNDETEGKQSRHSSKKERFFWQYNVQAKGPKGQRLILKNKSEDPHVLNSVTDPVFSPSCSVRGIKHSGKARKGDGNDLTPNPRKLYLIGKELDNLGKVINDMIPVSELPFNVRPKTRKEKNKLASRACRLKKKAQHEANKLKLHGLEQEHRRLMNGIAQMKQVVSSRVTNSQNNVDWNSHVTSIVNTATEIKIAGKTSEFVNKVLDKVRAGQNNGGLNDI; from the exons ATGTCGGATTCTATTTACACACATGATTTTCTTCTCGAGCCAGGTGTAGAGATTAAACAGGAGTCGCCGATAGAGATGGGCACGATGTCAGCTTCTGTGCCCATACCGCAGCGCCGTTTTGATATAGGGGACTTCAACACTGAGCTCGATTTGTGTCTACAAGACAATCTGGTTGGCTCCTACAATATGTCCAATTTATCATACAACAAGCTGGTGTTTGAAACTGACAGCACATCTAAAGTGGATAGTTTTAAAATGGATGATGAGGATATTTTTCAAGTTGATAAAGCTGATCTTATAGGCGGACCTACACTGGCTGAGTTAAATGCAAATCCAGATACATTATTGGAGGATTTGAATTTTGATGATCTTTTACTACCTGAAGAGAGTGGTTATTGCATACAGATTGGTGGAGCAATGAGTGGTTCACGCCGTGGCCCGATCACAATTCAGCCGAATAACATAATGCCTTCAGAGAGCCCTTGCAGTCCTTATAGTCGTGCCCAGCTAGCATTTTCACCTGCAAGTCAACATAGCTCAGCTTCATCAAGTTTTGCTCAGCCTATGAACCAGTTGCCAGAATTGCTGCTGAGGATGGATGGGTACAGCGGTGAGATAGCTCTAGGGCAGTCAGTCCCAGCGTCCACTGTGCTGCCCCCTTACCCAACAAGTGTAAAACCTCAGCAAACTCAACTCTCTTCATCTGCACCTACACACCTCACCATGGAACAG ATCTGGCAGCGTAGAGAGCCCCGTAAACATCTGCTGTCTACAAGCTCATTGGCTGAAGCAGGGTCTGCATCATCCCTTTCTGGAGGGCTTCTCAGTCCTGGCACCGTTGACTTCTCACAAGATGAAGAGGACCGTGACGTTGAGACAGATGAAGATAGTGACAGATATGAAGATTTATCTTCTGATG AGTCAAATGATGAAACAGAAGGCAAACAGTCTCGTCACAGTTCAAAGAAAGAGAGATTTTTCTGGCAATACAATGTTCAAGCTAAAGGTCCGAAGGGTCAGAGACTTATACTGAAGAATAAATCTGAGGACCCACATGTTCTAAATTCAGTAACTGATCCGGTATTCAGCCCCAGTTGCAGTGTTAGGGGTATTAAACATAG cGGAAAAGCCAGGAAAGGAGATGGAAATGATCTTACTCCAAATCcaagaaaattgtatttaattggTAAAGAACTAGATAACTTGGGCAAAGTAATAAATGACATGATACCTGTCAGTGAGCTGCCATTCAATGTTAGACCAAAAACAAggaaagagaaaaataaattggcATCGCGGGCATGCAGACTGAAGAAAAAGGCACAACATGAggcaaataaattaaagctaCATGGCTTGGAGCAGGAACACA GGCGTCTTATGAATGGCATAGCACAAATGAAACAAGTTGTGAGCAGCCGAGTGACTAACTCTCAGAATAACGTTGACTGGAACTCACATGTAACGAGCATAGTTAATACAGCCAcag AGATAAAAATAGCAGGCAAAACTTCAGAATTCGTCAACAAAGTACTGGATAAAGTCAGAGCAGGACAAAATAATGGTGGATTAAATGACATATAA
- the LOC124633857 gene encoding uncharacterized protein LOC124633857, whose translation MSTFGEINEPSSRTAWEDWDDVFVTDDFVNLRLDKEVDVPKEIDTFIILEGRYLYDCVRAHHDLELVNSNAEVNLCLFKTKKQNNYVCMIRDYNLVLSSEIVELLKKYITISTDVIAIVTKPMVEYQVSELVTKDYVIRSISASKPSTRKLNVHFPNLEQPNIISGVSAGVLCWREIIDKPAVAIICYIEHPEEQQILELYELLERFKIIPDMSKFHRDNIFNSNLYI comes from the exons ATGAGTACTTTTGGTGAAATAAACGAACCGTCCAGTCGAACAGCATGGGAAGACTGGGACGATGTTTTTGTTACTGATGATTTTGTAAA TTTACGTCTGGATAAGGAAGTTGACGTCCCTAAAGAAATTGATACTTTCATAATATTAGAAGGCAGATACTTGTACGACTGCGTCAGAGCACATCATGACCTGGAACTCGTCAATTCTAATGCAGAAGTTAATTTGTGTTTATTCAAGACAAAGAAACAGAACAATTATGTTTGTATGATAAGAGATTACAATTTAGTTTTGAGCAGTGAAATTGTTgagttgttaaaaaaatacattacaattAGTACAGATGTTATAGCTATAGTAACAAAGCCCATGGTGGAATACCAAGTATCTGAGTTGGTCACCAAAGACTATGTTATCCGGAGTATATCAGCAAGCAAACCATCGACAAGAAAACTGAATGTTCATTTCCCAAATTTGGAACAACCCAATATAATATCTGGTGTATCTGCAGGAG tactTTGTTGGAGAGAAATCATTGATAAACCAGCAGTAGCTATCATATGTTACATTGAGCATCCAGAAGAGCAGCAGATACTAGAACTTTATGAATTACTAGAAAGATTTAAAATAATCCCAGATATGTCAAAATTTCACAGAGACAACATATTCAACTCAAACTTATacatttga
- the LOC124633858 gene encoding cullin-5, producing MLKDKGQVTFEDKWPAMRPIVLKLLKQEPVTQTEWQDLFGSVHSVCLWDERGPYKLRDALQQDIMMYIKQAQNRVLAQREDQALLKAYIAEWGKFFTQCNYLPTPFRQLENSINNVSKVASSNASSTQKKNNNNNIEDSLVRKLMLDSWNQSIFVDIKQRLQDSAMKLVQAERNGESFDSQLVIGVRESYVNLCSNSVDKLQIYRENFEAAYMQATEEFYKLKASEQLLANGVQSYMKYADQRLKEEEARAHRYLEPGSGSVAALTQCCEKVLIGEHLPTLLAESAPLIKAGQTEKLQLMFRLLDRVPEGVTPILRDLEAHIVSAGLADMVASADIITSDSEKYVERLLDLFKRFSSLAKDAFLDDPRFLTARDKAYKCVVNDTTVFKLELPSSALIRGSKGTAPESKCPELLANYCDMLLRKTPLSKRLTSEQIESRLRDVLLVLKYIENKDVFMRYHKAHLTRRLILDSSADSEKEEDMVEWLREVGMPADYVNKLARMFQDIKVSEDLNTQFRADTTRHDAINIKILNAGAWARGSERVTVSLPLELEDYIPEVEDFYKKKHSGRKLQWYHHMSNGTITFANSVGRFDLDVTTFQMAVLFAWNQRPMEKISYENLRLATELPDPELRRTLWSLVAFPKLKRQLLCYEPAVQNPKDFTENTTFWVNQEFALIKNGKPQRRGKINLIGRLQLSTERSQIEDNHSIVQLRILRTQEAIIKILKMRKRITNTALQSELVEILKNMFLPSKKMIKEQLEWLIEHKYMRRDDEDINTFIYMA from the exons atGTTAAAG GATAAAGGACAAGTCACTTTTGAGGATAAATGGCCTGCTATGCGGCCAATAGTCTTGAAACTTCTCAAGCAGGAGCCAGTTACGCAAACAGAATGGCAAGATCTCTTTGGTTCTGTTCATTCTGTATGCTTATGGGACGAGAGAGGGCCATATAAGCTAAGGGATGCTTTGCAGCAGGATATAATGATGTATATAAAACAGGCTCAAAACCGCGTACTGGCTCAGCGGGAAGACCAAGCCCTTCTCAAGGCTTACATCGCAGAATGGGGAAAGTTTTTTACTCAGTGCAACTATTTACCAACTCCTTTTCGACAGTTAGAAAACTCTATCAACAATGTAAGCAAGGTTGCTAGTTCTAATGCATCCAGTACTCAAAAAAAGaataacaacaacaatattGAGGATAGTTTGGTCAGGAAACTAATGTTAGACTCATGGAATCAAAGCATCTTTGTGGATATTAAACAGAGATTGCAAGATTCTGCAATGAAGCTTGTACAAGCTGAACGTAATGGTGAATCTTTTGACTCACAATTGGTCATTGGTGTAAGGGAATCTTATG tTAATTTGTGCTCTAACTCTGTGGATAAACTTCAAATATACAGAGAAAATTTTGAAGCTGCCTACATGCAAGCAACAGAAGAGTTTTACAAACTAAAAGCTAGTGAACAATTGTTGGCTAATGGAGTCCAATCTTACATGAAGTATGCTGATCAACGTCTGAAGGAAGAAGAAGCTCGAGCCCATAGATACTTGGAGCCAGGAAGTGGCAGTGTGGCAGCACTTACACAGTGTTGTGAGAAGGTTTTAATTGGAGAACACCTTCCCACACTACTTGCAGAGAGTGCACCTTTGATAAAAGCTGGTCAAACAGAAAAATTACAACTTATGTTCCGTTTACTTGACAGAGTCCCAGAAGGAGTTACACCAATTTTAAGAGATCTAGAGGCACACATAGTGTCTGCAGGATTGGCTGATATGGTTGCTTCAGCAGATATTATCACTTCTGATTCAGAAAAATATGTTGAACGCTTATTAGATTTGTTCAAACGGTTTAGCTCCTTAGCTAAAGATGCATTTCTGGATGATCCAAGGTTTTTAACAGCTAGAGACAAGGCTTACAAATGTGTTGTAAATGATACCACAGTTTTTAAGTTGGAGCTACCATCTTCTGCTCTAATAAGGGGCAGCAAAGGCACAGCACCTGAGAGTAAATGCCCAGAGCTCCTAGCAAACTACTGTGACATGTTGCTAAGGAAGACTCCACTAAGTAAACGTTTAACAAGTGAACAGATAGAATCCAGGTTAAGAGATGTACTTTTAGTTCTAAAGTATATAGAAAACAAGGATGTCTTTATGAGATATCACAAAGCACATTTGACTCGAAGGTTAATATTAGATTCTAGTGCAGATTCTGAGAAGGAAGAGGACATGGTGGAGTGGTTGAGAGAGGTGGGTATGCCCGCAGACTATGTAAACAAATTGGCTCGAATGTTTCAAGATATTAAGGTCAGTGAAGATCTTAATACTCAGTTTAGAGCAGACACTACTCGTCATGatgctataaatataaaaatactcaatGCTGGAGCATGGGCCCGTGGATCTGAAAGAGTTACTGTTAGCCTTCCATTAGAGTTAGAAGACTATATACCTGAAGTTGAAGACTTTTACAAGAAGAAACATTCAGGGCGAAAGTTACAGTGGTATCATCATATGAGCAATGGTACAATCACTTTTGCTAATTCTGTTGGTAGATTCGATTTGGATGTTACTACATTTCAAATGGCAGTCTTGTTTGCATGGAATCAAAGACCGATGGAGAAAATAAGTTACGAAAACTTAAGACTTGCCACTGAGCTCCCTGATCCAGAATTAAGGAGGACTTTATGGTCCCTTGTTGCATTTCCAAAACTGAAAAGGCAGTTACTGTGTTATGAACCAGCAGTTCAGAATCCTAAGGATTTTACAGAGAACACAACATTCTGGGTAAATCAAGAATTTGCCCTAATCAAAAATGGTAAACCTCAACGTAGAGGCAAAATAAACTTGATTGGCAGGTTACAATTGAGTACTGAGAGATCTCAAATAGAAGATAATCATTCCATTGTTCAACTTCGGATATTAAGGACTCAAGAAGCCATCATAAAGATACTGAAAATGAGAAAACGAATTACAAATACTGCTCTCCAG AGTGAATTGGTTGAGATTTTGAAGAACATGTTCTTGCCCTCGAAGAAGATGATCAAGGAACAACTGGAATGGCTCATTGAACACAAATATATGCGACGAGATGACGAGGATATCAACACTTTTATATATATGGCCTAA